TTGCTGTATCAACAATCCAGTTAACCACTTTACCTGCAATTTCTATCACAAACTGAACCCCTTCTTTAACTTTGTTTATCACAAATGCGGTTACTTCTGTAAATCCCTTTTTAATGCTATAAAAGAGATCGCCTAATGTATTTCCTGTTTCAGTCCAAAGATTACCAGATACAGAACCGGATACCGCCAACGCTACCGTTCCATTTGCAGTAATTTGATTGCCTGATTTTGAATTTGCACTTTCATGTCCCAATTGTCCCGCTGTGGCAGCCAATGTGTTTATAGTTTTAGCTATTTCATCTAATTCTTTGGCATTATAATTTCCGGCAATCAACAAGTCTCCATTTTGCTTTTTTGCATTGGACAAATCTTTTCCAGATGTAATCTTTTCTTTTATCTTCTCCTGTAGTCCCTGTGTAGGGTCAATAACTAAATCTGTATCTAAAAAATCTGCGGCTATAACGATTGGCGCTGCAGCTATAGAATCTAAAGGACAAACAATATTAATGTAGTCAGAGAAATCCAGACCAATTGATTTATCCGACACTAAAAAATATTTTTTATTGTTAATGTATATCACCATATTCTCTTTTCCTGAAATATGGATTTGCCCTTCAACCGGCTTTGGATTGCCATTACTTAAATGCAGATCTATACTATATGTATTAATCTTAACGGTTGCATTTAAATCAGATACCTGTATTGGATGTTCTTGCCAATGTTTACTCACCTCATCCTGCCAAAAATGAATCAATTTTGATTGTTCGGAACCAGTATCAAATAAAAAAAGCTGATTTGTAAAGTTATCGCCCTTAATGGCTGTAAATTCGGTAATACCCTCATGCATTTTCAGCGGTAATGTCCAGCGTTGTATGGTATTAAGGTAGTTTCCCCTGGCATCAATTTGCTGAAAGGTATTGGTTATGTAATACAGATACCTATCCTTTTTATCTAAAGCCCAAATCGTTACATCATCATCATTTTTAGAAACATCTATTTTACTATAGCTTATCGTTTTGGGAGCAACTTGTTCTTTTTCATCATCCGGGCTATCAAATTTGAAGATTCCTTTTCCGGCAACATATAATATGCTGTTACCTGCTTCGTCTTCCAAAAGATCGAAACAGCTGATTACTTCTCCTGTTTCAAATCTGTATTGTGATATTTCTGCCCCTTCCTTTTCAGGAAAGCTTTGAAAAAGCATAGTTCCATTCTTTCCAATTTCATAAAGCACAAACACACCATAATCGCCGTATAAACGTCCAACACTTAATTGCTTCGCTTGTATAGTATTTTCGGGAAGTGTATAGTTTTCTGGCTGCCTATGATATTCGAAGTAGTGATATAAAGCATCTGTTTTCTCAAATGACGTACTAAACAACACTCCTCTTTGATCCATAGTAATGTGATCTACTATGCGCGATGGCTGGCTTAAACGCTTACTCTCATACTTTAAGTAACTTTTAAATTGTTCTAAATGCGTTTGATTTAAAACAATCTCTTCTGAAACCAAAAGTTCGGATAGTTGATTTTTCCGCTGGCTAAAACATATCCTGAATTTTTGATGTACTTCATCATAATAGAAGTCAAAACTGCTTACTTCGTAACCTGCTTCAGACAAAGACACCATATCCCACCCGGCATCACTACCACTAGCATTGATTATAGCTGTAAGTACACCGTTTTTTCCAATAAAAAAAATAACGGCTTTATCTTCTCCAAATTTCAAAGACTGAATTCCCTTTCCTTCATTTACCGCACTTTCAGCCACATAATTTTCCATAAACTCGCACTGATATTGCACAGTAACTCCGTTATATTCTTTTCTTTTTGAATTTGATTTTATCATACTCAAAATATTTATTGATTAATTATTTATGTTAAAGCGTAAGCGATATCAAAAAGTACAGCATCGCTATTATCTTGTTTTCCGTTTAATAAACGGATGTCCTTAAAAGTGTAGACATTAGAGCCTGGTAAAATCACCTTATTGGAGAAATCCTGTATACCCTTAAAGGTCATCTCTCCTAATTCGCTCCCTATCCTACTCAATAGGCTTTCGGTATAAGCCATTTGTACACCGGCAATTGCAGCAAAAAAGTCTGAAATTCCAGACCATAGCCTATCAAGCCCATGTTTATATTCTGGGCCATCCGAGTCTCTTCCGACCAACGGAGCTTCATATAGGGGTTCTATTTCTATTTTACCTTCGCTAGATGCCCTCAACCTAATCTTCAATGTTCCTTCTTTTCCCTTCTTCTTGTTAATTTCATATTTTCCATTTGTAGAGAATTTCTGGTTTACGCCTACTGTTCCTATCAGTGCTGATTTTTCTTCATGAACATTACCAGAAACCTTGATAATATAGTCTATAGAAATACATTTACTTTCCTTTACATCTCTTATCCCATCCTTTTCTAAGCTAAAATCCATACTGGCGCCCCCCTTACTACATTTAAAAACTACCTTACTTTCGGATCTGCTGTCACTGTCATAATATCCAGAATCCTCAAAAGATTCTTTAAAGGCCTCAGTTACCTTTGCCGTAATGGTGTCTAAATAATTGTTTTTAAAGGTTTGAAAATCTATTGCAATGACACCACTAGCGGTAGTTGTTTTGTCTGAGGCTGATTCTACGAGACTCTTATCTATCCGCCCACCCTGAGGTGCTTCTGGAAATTGGTGATGATCTGTCAGCAGCAGAAAATTAAATGCCGATTCACGTACATTATTGCTATACGATATGGAAAAAGATGCTCCGGTGGGATATAGTAAAGCTTTATCTCTTTCTATTAGTTTTTTCTTTCTAACAGTATAGCCTAATATATAGGGATTATCTTTATTGCTTCCCAGACTTTTAAAATAGTTAGCTAATGCTATTTGTAAATAGGTAAGCTTTGAGATACCCTTAGGTAAAAGACTATCTTTGACACTATATTGATTAACGTCAGCCCGCTGAAAATCCAGAAATATAGAATCTATTAAAAAATCATTGTCATTAAAACCTTCTTCCCTAAGTTTTTCTTCAGATTTCTCATCCAGCATATACATATCTTTACTGGTGATCCTTAATTTGGAAACAGGGACCCTAAATGCATACTCCATTCCCGCCAAATCACATTTATTCATGTTTCCATTTTTGAAATAGCAGAATTCACCTTCCTTTATAATTATTTTGAATAGAAGTTCTGTATGACTGTCTTTGAAAAAGGTTACCTTAAATCCCGCTACAGTAACGTCCATTAAGATATCGTAATTTGCATAATCTGTTATCCTGGTCTCGTCTTTTTGATTGAGCCAGGCTTGCCGGGTGATTTCAAAATTACTGCCTGTATTAGCGATATACTCGCCGTCTAGATTGCTTAAAAAGTGCCATCGGTCTGAAACACGCTTTTGTTTTAAAAGCTGGTTGAATTCATAACTAACTTTACTGTCAGATAATGCCAGAACCATATCGTACTGGCCCAAATTCATATTATTCCCCATTTAATATCTTCTAACTTTTTAATAGATTAATTAACAAAACGAATATATTAAAGGAAAAAACCATCTGATATAGACCCTTAGGTTCTATTTAACGACGGCTTTCATGAAATTGACAAGAAAAATTCTAGAAGTGAGTTATCTTACTTTCAACTATATACTATAAAGTAACTGGACTGACTTAATCCATCGCGATCAATAAGATATATGACAACTCTTAACACAGGCTAATGCGTAAGAACAAGTTTAAAGAACAAGGAACAAAGATCAATGTTGCCACTCAGATATCAATCAGAACATTCAACTAATGGTTCAATGAACTGAGTGTAATGAACAACGCTAAAAGACCAAGGAACAAAGACCTATGCCAACATTTTTTTTTGAAGGACATAGATTCAAACTTCGGTCCCTGGTCTTCCGACTTTATGAACTAGTACGCCATCTTCCCAAATCTATACCCCACTACCACATCAAATATGCCTCCGCTAAAACCTCTTAAATGTAATGGTTCAGAATTATACAAAGCAGAAACAAACAGTCCACTTCTGTCCAGATAGCCCATGCCCCCTGTAAAGCTCCGGTTGCTATGGTACATGGTGTAGAAACGTAACTGATCCGCATTCCATTCCGCTGCAACATCCCACTGGTTTTCATAGTTCTTTATCCCTCGATAGGCAAACATGGGCTTTACCCCAAAGCTTCCATCAAACCTGATCTTGTAGCTCAATGAACTGTAGAATGTAGCGTAATCTACTGTTGAAATACGACTGTAGCGTTTCTCGTTCAGACTCAGGTAGCTGAACTGTGCCTCTATATCTTTATACTGATAGGTTATACCCAGGTTCCCATCGAGATAGTTTTCCCGATCGTTGTATTTTGCCAATTCAGTATCGCTGATACCGCTGGATGTCGCCCGGCCATAATCCAAGCGGTCCTGAGACCAGCTTATTGATACACCAAAGCGTAACGCATGATCTTCTGAAAATGGCACTTTGTACGAAAAGCTTCCCATCGCTTGCGTCTTTCCAATAAGTCCCGCTTTATCATTGATAATATTTATTCCAAAGGACGCCTTACTGTTCACTGGCAGACTCCCCGAGATGGAGGATAATACCGGTGCTCCATCTATTTTATTCCACTGGTTGGAATAGTTAACAAACACCTCTGGTCTGCCATGATTGCCTGCCATTGCAGGGTTTACCAGGTATTCATTCTGGAAGTACTGACTTTTTAAGGGGTTCAACTGTGCTTTTGCCGCACCCCCTCCTATAGCTGTCAGTAATAATATTATGAGTATGTATCTTTTCATTCTTGTTGGTCGTTATTCGTTGTTGGTTGGTCGTTTTTCGATGAATGAAAGAAGCTCAGGCATCCGTCTCCGGTCGTCCCTTCCCGGATACCTGAACTTTCTATTTCACTCTCTCAACTTTATTTATTACTTACTATCGTTATAAATCCTCTGGTCATCTTTCTTTGCGGTTGATTATCGTCAAAATGGATTGTATAAAAATATGTACCCGGAGCTAACGGCAAGCCATTCAATGTTCCATTCCATTCATTTTGATAATTTCTCACCTTGTATATAATCTTTCCTGATCTGTCTACTATAGTCAGGGTATGGTTCGGATAGGCATCTATATTCTTGATTACCCAATTATCGTTCACGCCATCTCCATTTGGTGTAATGAAATTCTCTGCTTCTACAGCAATATAATCCTCTTTCACTTCCAGGGTGATGGTTGAAATACTCTCACATCCATTGGCATTCCTTACCAATACTGTATAGGTAGTGGTCTCCATTGGACGGACCGTTAACACAGCGCTGTTCTGACCGCTGATGATACCGTTTGCTGTCGTCCAGCTGTAGCTTGTACCGTTGTTGCTGCTTACGGTAAGTACCGCTGTTTCTCCTTTACTGATACTGGTTCCTTTGTCACTCACTATCGTGTTTATTGGTAGCGGGTTCACCGTCAAGGTTCCTTTTACATAGCTGAAATCATAGTTAGCCGATACGCCTCCCGATGGTACCAGTTCGTAATTACCCGCAACGCTACCTGTATTGGCCATGGTGCTTACCGTTGGCCTGCTCGTCAGGCTGTTTTCATTGTCACTGTATTTAAATCCGCTGTAGCTTACGCTGAATGCCGGGTTATTTGTTCCGTAGCAGCGCGAGCTATTGTTCGCCGCAACGGTTAACAATGCCTTATTGATCACCAGGTTTGCCGGCTGGTAGCTCAGGTTATAGTTATTACTTAAGGCAACTGTTCCCTGTTTGATCGCATAGCTGCCTGCATTCTGTCCGTTATCGCGTTGCAGCGCACCTGTAAAGGTATCTCCGTTCACCAGGTTGCCTGTAGTGATCTGGTAGGTCAGCGCAGGATCGTTATCGCCATAGATCTTAGCTTTCGCATCTGCCTTGATGGTGACCGGACGGGCTGTTACCGTTAATGCCGCTGCGTTGCCTGCTGCCTGCTCTAAGGTATAGTTCTGTGCGCTTAAGCCGCTGCCAGTTATCGCATAGCTGCCGATACCGCTGGCGTTGCTGGCCGCTGTGCTAAAGCTCAGGGTTCCCGTAGTGGCATTGGCCTGGGTATCCCCTGTTACGAAACCGGTTACCGTTCCTGTTAATAATGGGTTTGCATCTCCATATACTTTTGTTACCGGCGAGGCTACATAGCTGAGTTTAGCCGGGGTAACGTTAGCTGTTGTAGCTGCAGTATTATTGAATGTGTAGTTCACTGCGTCCGATCCGCTGATACTGATACCGCTTACACTTACCGCTTTGTTTGCTCCTACATTCTTATTATCAAACGTGGCAGCTGTATTTGCCAGAGTCAGTACATCGCCTGTTACACGGTTATCGCTTAAACTTACCGTTGCATTCGTATTTCCGTCATACACCTTATCTGTTGCCGTTGCGCTAATGGTTAAGGCTTTTGCCGTGATGTTCGCTGTTGTTGATGCCTCGGTATTGAAAGTATAATTTGCTGCATCTGCTCCGCTGATACTGATACCGCTTATGCTTACCGGCTTATTGTTGCCTATATTCTTGTTGTTGAACGTTGCCGTTGTATGGGCTAAAGTCAGTACATCTCCGCTTACACGGTTATCGCTTAAGCTTACAGTAGCATTCGTATTTCCATCGTAAATCTTGTTGTTGGCTGTAGCCGTAACCGTTAAGGCTTTTGCTGTGATGCTGGCCGTAGCTGAAGCGGTAGTATTAAAGGTATAGTTAATTGCATCTGCGCCCGTTACGCTGATACCGCTTACGCTTACCGCTTTGTTGGTTCCTACGTTCTTGTTGTTGAATGCTGCATTGGTATGGGCTAAAGTCAGTACATCGCCTGTTACACGGTTATCGCTTAAGCTTACCGTTGCATTCGTATTTCCGTCATACACCTTATCTGTTGCCGTTGCTGTAATGGTTAAGGATTTCTCCGTGATGCTGGCTGTTGCTGATGCTGTGCTATTGAAGGTATAATTACCTGCATCTGCTCCGCTGATGCTGATACCGCTTACGCTTACCGCTTTGTTGGTTCCTACGTTCTTGTTGTTGAATGTTGCATTAGTATGGGCTAAAGTCAGTACATCATCTGTTACACGGTTATCACTTAAGCTTACCGTTGCATTCGTATTTCCGTCATACACCTTATCTGTTGCCGTTGCTGTAATGGTTAAGGATTTCTCCGTGATGCTGGCTGTCGTTGATGCTGTGCTATTGAAAGTATAATTTGCTGCGTCCGCTCCGCTGATGCTGATACCGCTTATGCTTACCGCTTTGTTGGTTCCTACGTTCTTGTTGTCAAACGTTGCGGTGGTATTTGACAAAGTCAGTATATCGCCTGTTACACGGTTATCGCCTAAGCTTACCGTGGCATTCGTATTTCCGTCATACACCTTATCTGTTGCCGTTGCGCTAATGGTTAAGGATTTCTCCGTGATGCTGGCTGTCGTTGATGCTGTGCTATTGAAGGTATAATTACCTGCATCTGCTCCGCTTATGCTGATACCGCTTATGCTTACCGCTTTGTTGGTTCCTACGTTCTTATTGTCAAACGTTGCCGTTGTATGGGCTAAAGTCAGTATATCGCCTGTTACACGGTTATCGCCTAAGCTTACCGTGGCATTCGTATTTCCGTCATACACCTTATCTGTTGCCGTTGCGCTAATGGTTAAGGATTTCTCCGTGATGCTGGCTGTCGTTGATGCTGTGCTATTGAAGGTATAATTACCTGCATCTGTTCCGCTGATGCTGATACCGCTTACGCTTACCGCTTTGTTGGTTCCTACGTTCTTATTGTCAAACGTTGCGGTGGTATTTGACAAAGTCAGTACATCTCCGTTTACACGGTCATCGCTTAAGCTTACCGTGGCATTGGCATTTCCGTCATACACCTTATCTGTTGCCGTTGCTGTAATGGTTAAGGATTTCTCCGTGATGATGGCTGTCGTTGATGTTGTGGTGTTGAAAGTATAATTACCTGCATCTGTTCCGCTGATGCTGATACCGCTTACGCTTACCGCTTTGTTGGTTCCTACGTTCTTATTGTCAAACGTTGCCATTGTATGGGCTAAAGTCAGTACATCATCTGTTACACGGTTATCGCTTAATGTTACAATTGCATTGGCATTCCCATCGTAAATTTTGTTGTTGGCTGTAGCCGTAACCGTTAAGGCTTTTTTGCTTACGGTTAAAACCTGTACTTCATCGGCGGCAGCTTTGTAAAAGTCATTTCCTGCCTGACTGGCGGTGATGTTAGCGGTTCCGGCTCCCACGATATGTATTTTACCGGCAACTATGGTTGCTACCGCTGGGTTATCAGAATTGTAACTGATGGTTAAGCCCGACGTTGTTGTGGCTCCTGCATCAAAATCTGCATCGCCGTAGGTTTTGTTCGTAAATGCATTAAAATTAATGATTTGTGATGCTTTAGGAACAGCCGTTACTTCTGTACTGTAAGTACTTTCATTATCTGCCTGATCTACTGCTGTTATACGGTAATAATAGGTAGTTCCGTTATCCAAACCACTATGAGTATAAGTTGTTAATGGAGGTATCACAGTTTGTAATAACACTGTAGCATTGCTTGTTGTACCTCCATAAACCTTATAACCTACCAGGTCATTTTCTATGTTAGCGCCCCAGTTCAATTCATTTTGTTGATGTCCTG
This genomic interval from Pseudopedobacter saltans DSM 12145 contains the following:
- a CDS encoding YDG domain-containing protein, whose translation is MNKFLRILTSFLLLFNLKVFDTNAQTTHGFSTVPTFIDYPGVPSWKQIAEVTIDGVVYQISNGGNDTWVYLSTGGNNNSTSLSYAPSSTMPVTIKRKDGLRFKFYGVWLKYTNSSSGYSAPWLTVAYTGSALSNEVYGANTTTFLQNKNISVTDVTLTFSGLSGLNLDDLTVGPDDTDPCTAPVITGNPPNRSICNGGNTTFTSSATGATAYQWQVNTGAGFTDISNGGVYSNATTNTLTITGATATMSGYQYRCKAMNGSSSCFSNSNNATLSISNMTASTAKNDVLCYGNATGSAAVSPTGGIGSYTYSWSPSGGTSSIATGLTAGTYTCTITDAINCQIQKSFTINQPASALDATITKTDVSCNGASNGTATVVPTGGTSGYTYSWAPSGGTAATASGLAVGTYTCTITDANNCQITRSITITQPTALNTTAGSKTDVSCNGGSNGTATVSPTGGTPGYTYSWAPRGGTAATATGLSVGTYTVTVTDANGCTGTKSFTITQPTALNTTAGSKTDVSCNGGSNGTATVSPTGGTPSYTYSWAPSGGTAATATGLSAGTYTVTVTDANGCTGTKTFTITQPTALNTTAGSKTDVSCNGGSNGTATVSPTGGTPGYTYSWAPRGGTAATATGLSAGTYTVTVTDANGCMGTKSFTITQPTALNTTAGSKTDVSCNGGSNGTATVSPTGGTPGYTYSWAPSGGTAATATGLSAGTYTVTVTDANGCTGTKTFTITQPTALNTTAGSKTDVSCNGASNGTATVSPTGGTPGYTYSWAPSGGTAATATGLSAGTYTVTVTDANGCIGTKSFTITQPTALNTTAGSKTDVSCNGGSNGSATVYPTGGTPGYTYSWAPSGGTAATATGLSAGTYTVTVTDANGCIGTKTFTITQPTALDATISKTDVSNNGGSNGTATVTPSGGTGLYTYSWSPLGGTGATATGLSEGNYTVTITDQNLCSITKTIFIDAPPAAPANLTVAAGHQQNELNWGANIENDLVGYKVYGGTTSNATVLLQTVIPPLTTYTHSGLDNGTTYYYRITAVDQADNESTYSTEVTAVPKASQIINFNAFTNKTYGDADFDAGATTTSGLTISYNSDNPAVATIVAGKIHIVGAGTANITASQAGNDFYKAAADEVQVLTVSKKALTVTATANNKIYDGNANAIVTLSDNRVTDDVLTLAHTMATFDNKNVGTNKAVSVSGISISGTDAGNYTFNTTTSTTAIITEKSLTITATATDKVYDGNANATVSLSDDRVNGDVLTLSNTTATFDNKNVGTNKAVSVSGISISGTDAGNYTFNSTASTTASITEKSLTISATATDKVYDGNTNATVSLGDNRVTGDILTLAHTTATFDNKNVGTNKAVSISGISISGADAGNYTFNSTASTTASITEKSLTISATATDKVYDGNTNATVSLGDNRVTGDILTLSNTTATFDNKNVGTNKAVSISGISISGADAANYTFNSTASTTASITEKSLTITATATDKVYDGNTNATVSLSDNRVTDDVLTLAHTNATFNNKNVGTNKAVSVSGISISGADAGNYTFNSTASATASITEKSLTITATATDKVYDGNTNATVSLSDNRVTGDVLTLAHTNAAFNNKNVGTNKAVSVSGISVTGADAINYTFNTTASATASITAKALTVTATANNKIYDGNTNATVSLSDNRVSGDVLTLAHTTATFNNKNIGNNKPVSISGISISGADAANYTFNTEASTTANITAKALTISATATDKVYDGNTNATVSLSDNRVTGDVLTLANTAATFDNKNVGANKAVSVSGISISGSDAVNYTFNNTAATTANVTPAKLSYVASPVTKVYGDANPLLTGTVTGFVTGDTQANATTGTLSFSTAASNASGIGSYAITGSGLSAQNYTLEQAAGNAAALTVTARPVTIKADAKAKIYGDNDPALTYQITTGNLVNGDTFTGALQRDNGQNAGSYAIKQGTVALSNNYNLSYQPANLVINKALLTVAANNSSRCYGTNNPAFSVSYSGFKYSDNENSLTSRPTVSTMANTGSVAGNYELVPSGGVSANYDFSYVKGTLTVNPLPINTIVSDKGTSISKGETAVLTVSSNNGTSYSWTTANGIISGQNSAVLTVRPMETTTYTVLVRNANGCESISTITLEVKEDYIAVEAENFITPNGDGVNDNWVIKNIDAYPNHTLTIVDRSGKIIYKVRNYQNEWNGTLNGLPLAPGTYFYTIHFDDNQPQRKMTRGFITIVSNK
- a CDS encoding PorP/SprF family type IX secretion system membrane protein, translating into MKRYILIILLLTAIGGGAAKAQLNPLKSQYFQNEYLVNPAMAGNHGRPEVFVNYSNQWNKIDGAPVLSSISGSLPVNSKASFGINIINDKAGLIGKTQAMGSFSYKVPFSEDHALRFGVSISWSQDRLDYGRATSSGISDTELAKYNDRENYLDGNLGITYQYKDIEAQFSYLSLNEKRYSRISTVDYATFYSSLSYKIRFDGSFGVKPMFAYRGIKNYENQWDVAAEWNADQLRFYTMYHSNRSFTGGMGYLDRSGLFVSALYNSEPLHLRGFSGGIFDVVVGYRFGKMAY